One Sphingomonas endolithica DNA segment encodes these proteins:
- a CDS encoding PepSY domain-containing protein produces the protein MLGDHADHKGMTMGHQAAAPGELDRVIARVAPLGIAPPVLIAPPAEQASVWTVTSDAADRPLRTRLTVDGATGRVLERRDFDQRHWVDRAVGYGIAAHEGALFGLANQLLGTVTALLLITLAVSGTVLWWRRRPVGLLGAPIPLTRPRFGAVLIAAVVVLGVLMPFFGASLMVVLLVERFVLRRSSAGRWLGLRQLSGR, from the coding sequence ATGCTGGGCGACCATGCCGACCACAAAGGCATGACGATGGGGCACCAGGCGGCGGCACCGGGCGAACTCGACCGCGTGATCGCGCGCGTGGCACCGCTCGGCATCGCGCCGCCCGTGCTGATCGCGCCGCCAGCGGAGCAGGCGAGTGTGTGGACGGTCACCTCCGACGCCGCCGATCGCCCGCTGCGCACGCGGCTGACGGTGGATGGCGCGACCGGTCGCGTGCTGGAGCGCCGCGACTTCGACCAGCGCCACTGGGTCGACCGCGCCGTCGGCTACGGCATCGCCGCGCATGAGGGGGCGTTGTTCGGCCTGGCCAACCAGTTGCTCGGCACGGTGACGGCGTTGCTGCTGATCACGCTGGCGGTGTCGGGGACGGTGTTGTGGTGGCGGCGGCGGCCGGTGGGATTGCTGGGCGCGCCGATCCCGTTGACGCGGCCGCGCTTCGGGGCGGTGCTGATCGCGGCGGTGGTGGTGCTCGGCGTGCTGATGCCGTTCTTTGGGGCGAGCCTGATGGTGGTTTTATTGGTCGAGCGGTTCGTGCTGCGGCGGTCCTCTGCCGGACGCTGGCTGGGGCTGCGGCAGCTTAGCGGGCGATGA
- a CDS encoding PepSY-associated TM helix domain-containing protein, translating into MSVKPAGTRWYNAVWRWHFYAAMLCVPFVLWLATTGAIYTWKPQIEAWIDRPYDHLAVAAPVGADAQVAAALRAVPGSRLHKYTLPEAPGQAVRIIVATGGDETLAYVDPATAKVLKTVPVESQLMRVIFHLHGDLLVGDPGSYLVELAACWAVVMILTGLYLWWPRGGTGLAGIVYPRLRGGRRLFWRDLHAVSGIWVSLLALGLILTGLPWAKAWGSYFAAARQVTGTADGPVDWPTGPRPPASARCWATMPTTKA; encoded by the coding sequence ATGAGCGTCAAACCGGCGGGCACGCGTTGGTACAATGCGGTGTGGCGCTGGCATTTCTATGCCGCGATGCTGTGCGTGCCGTTCGTCCTTTGGCTGGCGACGACCGGCGCCATCTATACCTGGAAGCCGCAGATCGAGGCCTGGATCGACCGGCCGTACGATCATCTCGCGGTTGCAGCGCCGGTGGGGGCGGATGCGCAGGTCGCCGCTGCACTCCGTGCGGTGCCCGGATCGCGGCTGCACAAATACACGCTGCCGGAGGCGCCGGGGCAGGCGGTACGGATCATCGTCGCAACTGGTGGGGACGAGACGCTCGCCTATGTCGATCCCGCCACTGCCAAGGTGCTGAAGACGGTGCCGGTCGAATCGCAGTTGATGCGCGTGATCTTTCACCTGCACGGCGATCTGCTGGTCGGCGATCCCGGCAGCTATCTGGTCGAGCTTGCCGCCTGCTGGGCGGTGGTGATGATCCTGACCGGCCTGTATCTGTGGTGGCCGCGTGGCGGCACGGGGCTGGCCGGCATCGTCTATCCGCGGTTGCGCGGCGGGCGGCGGCTGTTCTGGCGCGATCTGCATGCGGTATCGGGCATCTGGGTGTCGCTGCTCGCGCTGGGGCTGATCCTGACCGGCCTGCCCTGGGCCAAGGCCTGGGGCAGCTATTTCGCGGCCGCGCGGCAGGTGACCGGCACCGCGGACGGCCCGGTCGACTGGCCGACCGGCCCGCGCCCGCCGGCGAGCGCGCGATGCTGGGCGACCATGCCGACCACAAAGGCATGA